In Deltaproteobacteria bacterium, the DNA window CTATCAACAGGATCTGGTTTTTCATCATTTGATTGCCAAAGCCACCCACAACCGATATGTGATGCACGTTTTCCAGACCATTCGTCAATCCCTGGAACAATTTCTCCGGGAAGCCTTTTTGGTTATGCCGGAAGCCATAGATCAATCGGCAAAGGACCATCTGGCCATATTGGAAGCCTTAAAATCGCGCAATCAGGGAAAGGCCGTAGAAGCCATGTCCCGCCATCTCCTCATGGTTCAGGAGAAGATAGAAGGGTTTTATCAAAAGAAACAGGAGGAAGGCCATGGGGCCTGATTCGTCTCAAAAGGTTTTTTGCGGGATCCTGCCGAACAGGGAGGGCCGTTGATGAAAATCGATCAGGATACCTGTGCCGGCTGCGGCGCCTGCGTCCCCTATTGCCCGGTGGAAGCCATTATCTTCCATAAAAAAGATCCGGCCAAGAGACGGAAGGCCTTTGCGGAAATCGACCGGGAGGCCTGTGTGGAATGTTCGGTCTGTTTCAAGGCCAAAGTCTGTCCGACCGAGGCCATTTGGGATGAATCTCTGGAATGGCCAAGAATCCTGAGAAGGGCCTTCAGCGACCCCTTTCACGAGCACAAGGGGACGAACGTTCCCGGAAGGGGGACCGAAGAGATGAAGACCAATGAGGTTACCGGACGTTTCCGGGACGGCTTTATCGGAGTCGGCCTGGAGTTCGGCCGGCCCGGGGTCGGTGTCCGGTTGGGTGAGACCGAGAAGGCGATCAAAAGGCTGATCCCAATGGGAGTAGTCCTGGAACCTCTGAATCCATTGACCCAACTGATCGAGAATCCCCAAACAGGGGATTTGAAAAAGGATGTGAAAAACGAGAAGGTCCTTTCGGCCATCGTCGAGTTCATCGTCCCTATTGAGAAAGCCCAGGAGATTTTTGCCCTGATTAAGGTGATCGCCTCGGAAATCGATACGGTTTTTTCGCTGGACCTGATCAATAAGGTGGGGCCTGACAGGGACATTCCCCTGGTCCGGGAGTTGGAAAAGGCCGGGCTGGATTACTCGGTGAACGGGAAGGTGAATGTCGGTCTGGGACGTCCTTTGTATCAACCGTGATACAGCCTGTTAAACCTTCGTGCAGGTCTGATGCGGGCATAGACGTAGAATGAAAAAACGAATATCGAATATCGAATAACGAATCATGAATGTTGAAGTAAGGTTGGTTTTGAACCCGCAACCCGTAACTCGTAACCCGTAACGGTATTTTCGTATTAAGGAACGAGAATTGAAATGACACACACACTACACCGACAGGGCAGCCTCCTGGATTTAAGAGAAGATTTTGTGGTTTTTTCCATGGCCTGTCAATCGGTCAACGCCAGGGGTTCCGTCCCTAAAATCCGCAAGATCTTTGAGATTATCGAGAAGTATCAGCCGGTCAACTTCGGGGATGTCAAGACCGGAAACTGCTTCAAGGCCACAAAAGAGGCGATGGAGGGCAATTTCCAGGAGAACTCTTATATCCATTTCGTTTTTACCTCCAGAGAGATCGTCGGAAAGGTCCTCCGGGACTTGAAAAAGGCCGATGTCGGTCTTTCGGTAGTAGTCAGCGGGGTGGTGAATGACATTGATCAGCTCTGCCGTCAGGCCGGGCTAAAAGTCCATACCGTTGAGTTTTCAGGCGGAATCTACGGGAGAACAGACCGTCTAACTGAAGGACCAGTCCTTGAGATAACCACCATGTGCGGCCATGGTCTGATCGCAGGTAATCTGGTCCGACATCTGGTAAAACAGGTCAGAAAAGGGAAGAAAAAAGCGGAAGAGGCGGCCAGTGAGCTGGCCAGGCAGTGCCAGTGCGGTGTCTTCAATCCCCAGAGGGCCCGGCATTTGATCGAGCAAATGAGCAAAAAGGAATAAGTTCTAACCAACTCGCATGCCCCTAATGGTGCCAGGAAGCATGAAAAAGCGAATGTCGAATATCGAATAATGAATATCGAATATTGAAGGGGAGTTCCCTTTAAATTCCGAAATCCGAAATCGGAATCTATTTTCGTACTAAACCCTCATGCCCGGAGCGGGCGCCACGAAGCATGAAAATGAATTTTGCCAGAGGTCGATTTTAATTGTTTTTTGTTTGCTTTGAGCTTTCAGCTTTCAGCTTTGAGCTGTTTTCGAACTAAAGAATTATAGGGAGGCTATATGATAGAACAAATAAAATCTTTCACGGATTGGAAACAGGGGGTGGGCAGGGTCAAGATGATCATCAATGGGGAGTCCATGGAAGCCGGTGACGGCCGATGGCTCTCCGTAGAAAACCCGGCTCACAAAGGAACGGAAGCCGGTCTGGTCCCCAGGGGAGGGTCGGCCGAAGTAGATCTGGCGGTCAAAGCAGCAGCCGAGGCCTTCGTATCCTGGAAAAAAGTGCCGGCCAGGGAACGGGGCAAAGCTTTGCTAAAGATAGCCGATGCCCTGGAGAAGGAACAGGAGGAATTCGCCAGGCTCTATTCCCTTGAGACAGGCAACGCCATTGCCACCCAGTCCCGAGGCGAGGTTATGATGACGGCCGATCTGATCCGCTATTTCGGCGGGGTGGCCAGTGAAATCAAAGGAGAGGTATTGCCCCTGGGCGAGCAATTGTTCAGCTACTCCCGCCGGGAGCCCGTAGGGGTGGTGGGCGGCATTGTCCCCTGGAATGC includes these proteins:
- a CDS encoding 4Fe-4S binding protein, translated to MKIDQDTCAGCGACVPYCPVEAIIFHKKDPAKRRKAFAEIDREACVECSVCFKAKVCPTEAIWDESLEWPRILRRAFSDPFHEHKGTNVPGRGTEEMKTNEVTGRFRDGFIGVGLEFGRPGVGVRLGETEKAIKRLIPMGVVLEPLNPLTQLIENPQTGDLKKDVKNEKVLSAIVEFIVPIEKAQEIFALIKVIASEIDTVFSLDLINKVGPDRDIPLVRELEKAGLDYSVNGKVNVGLGRPLYQP